A genomic window from Silene latifolia isolate original U9 population chromosome Y, ASM4854445v1, whole genome shotgun sequence includes:
- the LOC141627872 gene encoding uncharacterized protein LOC141627872 has protein sequence MVIAARSSSTIHRTVTKSPQILKNNVGSSSSATQINKPYDTDTGTTKNVNDITGVAPFNLDSIEIDESGEGWYVQGKKKAVLERIDEEPESLMQFTTEDVQEELNYWKSSVSFLPNGIFLVCFSSETSKLAVLKQGHFLFDNKPLIVRSWESHVQLNKDDVKKVPVWVRMMDLPLKYWGKCLPQIAGLIGKFLRCDQSTEGKTRLGFARVLLEVPFGESLPNFVKFLDEDGHVVKLNVECEWQPILCGVCGGTGHATEQCRKPKSKNQKPSTQPQQQWVQKKSVIPKAVPQPVVSIRIDPVIQLVNPIRSDPIIQPVPVSTPKPVSPVVGLAGSSGTATTPQEVLHKLQVTWNKSGTYQQVSTPAPANTPAKPLAISRRDIIIAGKASSNFREYTFIDALNNATPKVGIGTNGSALLPLGVMPSFGFWNVRGLNKLSKQKHIKWFLHTHQVGLFGLLETKVKPLSLNAIRTNMCDGWSISTNTSCHPGGRIWVLWKPNIYQVNFLHYSAQSDVSTYSTNVTGPWLLCGDFNCVLTPTERLGGQTTIEEMEDFQACVDHCSLLDSPATGSLYTWNNKQEPSTRVYSRLDRVLVNQEWLLAKPDAYANFLNEGYFDHSPCIIHDSATSITGRKSFKIFNMWSKVPEFLPCVQQVWNTNRQGTKMFQVVMKMKSLKQPLKNLNKLLFADIENSTAHAWKVLEAIQTAVHNNPTDAVLIDQEREALKTYGELQSACDSFLIQKTKAIWVNQGDNNTKYFHSVLKNRHVHSKIFKITDTDGHTHTDGDKIQQAFLNYYHQLLGTTSSTTPVSKPVAPGPDGFSSAFFKDSWSVIGDEVCNVVLDFFTSGKLLQQVNHTFITLLPKVDLPQNVTQYRPIACCNVLYKAISKVLASRLSKVLPDIISPNQGGFVKGRTIIENILICQDLVRLYNRKSVSPRCLMKVDLKKAYDSVNWGFLEQMLEALQFPPPFTHLLMTCVRTASYSLVLNGMNFRYFKGAKGLRQGDPLSPLLFTITMEYLSRILDHVTTTMSFKFHPLCGRLQLSHLLFADDLLLFSKGDTHSIMILLRAFATFSIATGLQMNSMKSNIYFNGVHHSVKADIIEVSGFVEGTLPFKYLGVPIVSGRLSNNHCAVLIDKVTARIREFGSRKLSYCGRLTLVNAVLTSLYSYWANIFMIPKGVLRRIDTLCRNYLWDSSTEFLRSPPVSWEKLSVPKNEGGLGVRNSYYWNAAAMGKLVWWIHSKPDALWVRWVNHIYMKGTPWASYSPKDVAWSWRSICKLKSKFPLVFSTGVWNTSPPGYSVSSGYELIRTHYPRVPWYKYTWNVWSVPKHTFINWLIVREALRLKDKLFQLGISQDALCLVCGMADETHMHLFHQCHFIRRIIGMLSVKLHVRLPLTGTLAWVHSKPWSKIKKKVIIAWIQAAYYMVWIQRNKVFVDGTLAHPNRVVHDILKMPPKRLAAYIQASEMTLDEVARMIEQQEVLIQALKNVGKGEGKPVDASQLSTTISGFNPTTYKGTGEPKLLDNWHREIERFKRAMRDHFVLEHIRHKLRAEFDSFSMADNMTVTKYYHRFIELSRYADDMHLSQRILALRFERGLAVKIMERLPAG, from the exons ATGGTGATTGCTGCTCGATCTTCATCAACTATCCATCGTACTGTCACCAAATCACCACAAATTCTCAAAAACAATGTTGGTTCATCATCTTCTGCTACGCAAATTAATAAACCTTATGATACGGATACTGGGACGACGAAAAATGTGAATGACATTACTGGTGTTGCTCCTTTTAATTTGGATTCTATTGAAATTGATGAATCTGGGGAAGGATGGTATGTTCAAGGCAAAAAAAAAGCTGTCTTAGAACGAATTGATGAGGAGCCTGAGAGTTTGATGCAATTTACCACTGAAGATGTACAGGAAGAACTTAACTACTGGAAATCTTCG GTATCTTTCTTGCCAAATGGTATTTTTTTGGTTTGTTTCTCTTCCGAGACTAGTAAGTTGGCTGTTCTTAAGCAAGGGCATTTTTTGTTTGATAATAAGCCGCTTATAGTTAGGAGTTGGGAgtctcatgttcaacttaatAAGGATGATGTTAAGAAGGTGCCTGTTTGGGTGAGAATGATGGATCTACCTCTGAAATATTGGGGTAAATGTCTACCTCAAATTGCAGGCTTGATAGGTAAATTTTTACGATGTGACCAGTCCACTGAGGGGAAAACACGATTAGGTTTTGCTAGGGTTTTGTTGGAGGTTCCCTTTGGTGAAAGCTTACCTAATTTTGTTAAATTTTTGGATGAGGATGGTCATGTTGTTAAGTTGAATGTTGAATGTGAATGGCAACCTATTTTGTGTGGTGTTTGTGGAGGGACTGGTCATGCTACTGAACAATGCAGGAAACCAAAGTCCAAAAATCAGAAACCTTCTACTCAACCACAACAGCAATGGGTCCAAAAGAAATCTGTAATCCCAAAGGCTGTGCCTCAACCTGTTGTTTCTATTAGGATTGACCCCGTTATTCAACTTGTTAATCCTATTAGGTCTGACCCTATCATTCAGCCTGTTCCAGTGTCTACACCTAAACCTGTGTCCCCTGTTGTTGGGCTTGCTGGCTCCTCTGGTACTGCTACAACTCCTCAGGAGGTCCTGCATAAACTTCAGGTGACATGGAATAAAAGTGGAACTTACCAGCAAGTTAGTACCCCAGCCCCAGCAAATACACCTGCCAAACCTCTTGCTATTAGTAGGAGGGATATCATAATTGCTGGGAAAGCTTCATCCAATTTCAGGGAGTATACATTCATTGATGCTCTGAACAATGCTACCCCTAAAGTTGGCATAGGTACTAATGGTAGTGCATTACTCCCCCTGGGAGTAATGCCTagttttggattttggaatgttagggggctAAACAAACTATCTAAGCAAAAGCATATTAAGTGGTTTTTACATACTCATCAGGTAGGTTtgtttggtctccttgagacaaaggtaaaGCCTTTGTCTCTAAATGCTATAAGAACTAATATGTGTGATGGATGGTCTATTTCTACTAACACTTCTTGCCATCCTGGAGGTAGAATTTGGGTGCTTTGGAAACCTAACATATATCAAGTTAATTTCCTTCACTACAGTGCTCAG TCTGATGTGTCTACTTATTCTACTAATGTTACTGGTCCTTGGCTTTTATGTGGAGACTTCAACTGTGTGCTTACCCCTACTGAAAGGCTTGGGGGCCAAACTACTATTGAGGAAATGGAAGACTTTCAGGCTTGTGTGGATCATTGTTCCCTCTTAGACAGTCCTGCCACTGGTTCCTTGTACACCTGGAACAATAAGCAGGAGCCATCTACTAGGGTTTATTCACGTTTGGATAGAGTGTTGGTGAATCAGGAATGGCTACTTGCCAAACCTGATGCCTATGCCAATTTTTTAAATGAAGGCTATTTTGATCATTCCCCCTGTATCATTCATGATTCTGCCACTTCTATTACTGGGAGAAAGagtttcaaaatttttaacatgTGGAGTAAAGTGCCTGAATTTTTACCCTGTGTTCAACAAGTTTGGAATACAAATAGGCAGGGTACCAAAATGTTTCAAGTAGTAATGAAAATGAAGAGCTTGAAGCAACCCTTGAAAAATTTGAACAAGCTGCTGTTTGCTGATATTGAAAACAGTACAGCTCATGCTTGGAAGGTCTTAGAGGCTATTCAAACTGCTGTCCATAACAACCCTACTGATGCTGTTCTTATTGATCAGGAAAGAGAGGCTCTTAAAACTTATGGAGAGCTTCAGTCTGCCTGTGATAGTTTCCTTATTCAGAAGACTAaggccatttgggttaatcaaggAGACAATAACACTAAATATTTTCATAGTGTTCTTAAAAATAGACATGTCCATTCCAAAATTTTCAAGATAACTGATACTGATGGGCATACTCATACTGATGGGGATAAAATTCAGCAAGCTTTTCTCAATTATTATCACCAGCTGCTTGGAACTACCTCTTCTACTACCCCTGTTAGTAAGCCTGTG GCCCCGGGCCCTGATGGTTTTTCAAGTGCATTCTTCAAAGATTCTTGGTCTGTTATTGGGGATGAGGTATGCAATGTTGTCCTAGATTTTTTTACCTCTGGCAAATTGCTTCAACAAGTGAACCATACTTTTATTACTCTCCTTCCTAAAGTTGATCTTCCCCAAAATGTCACACAATATAGGcctattgcttgttgtaatgttcTTTACAAGGCCATCTCAAAAGTACTTGCTTCTAGATTGTCTAAGGTTCTACCTGATATTATTAGCCCTAATCAAGGGGGGTTTGTAAAAGGTAGGACAATCATTGAGAATATTTTAATTTGTCAAGACCTTGTGAGGTTGTATAATAGGAAATCTGTGTCACCTAGATGTTTGATGAAGGTTGACCTCAAGAAGGCCTATGACTCTGTCAATTGGGGTTTCTTAGAACAAATGCTTGAGGCCTTGCAGTTTCCTCCTCCTTTTACTCATTTACTAATGACTTGTGTCAGGACTGCCTCTTATTCTTTAGTGTTGAATGGCATGAATTTTAGATATTTTAAGGGGGCTAAAGGTTTGAGGCAGGGGGACCCTCTATCCCCTCTTCTGTTCACCATCACTATGGAGTATTTGAGCAGGATTTTGGATCATGTGACCACTACCATGTCTTTCAAATTCCATCCTTTATGTGGTAGGCTTCAATTATCTCACCTTTTATTTGCTGATGACTTGCTCCTCTTTTCTAAGGGTGATACTCATTCAATTATGATCTTATTAAGAGCTTTTGCCACCTTCTCCATTGCTACTGGCTTACAAATGAATTCCATGAAAtctaatatttattttaatggagTTCATCATTCTGTGAAGGCTGATATCATTGAGGTGTCTGGGTTTGTGGAAGGTACCTTGCCTTTCAAATATCTAGGTGTACCTATTGTTTCTGGCAGGCTTTCAAATAATCACTGTGCTGTTTTGATTGATAAAGTTACAGCCAGAATTAGAGAGTTTGGTTCCAGGAAACTCTCCTATTGTGGCAGGTTAACTTTGGTGAATGCAGTTCTGACTTCTTTGTATAGCTACTGGGCCAATATTTTTATGATTCCAAAGGGTGTTCTCAGAAGGATTGATACCTTGTGTAGGAACTATCTTTGGGATAGTTCCACTGAATTTTTGAGGTCACCTCCAGTAAGCTGGGAGAAACTGAGTGTGCCAAAAAATGAAGGAGGTTTGGGTGTTAGAAATAGCTATTACTGGAATGCAGCTGCTATGGGTAAGCTTGTTTGGTGGATCCATTCCAAGCCTGATGCTCTTTGGGTTAGATGGGTCAACCACATTTATATGAAGGGTACTCCTTGGGCTTCTTACTCCCCTAAAGATGTTGCTTGGAGTTGGAGGTCTATTTGTAAACTAAAATCTAAGTTCCCATTGGTTTTCTCTACTGGTGTATGGAATACCAGCCCTCCTGGGTATTCTGTCTCCAGTGGTTATGAGTTGATCAGGACTCACTACCCACGGGTCCCTTGGTACAAATATACCTGGAATGTCTGGAGTGTGCCTAAGCACACCTTTATTAATTGGTTAATAGTCAGAGAAGCCCTGCGTCTGAAGGATAAACTGTTTCAGTTGGGCATTAGTCAGGATGCTTTATGTTTGGTGTGTGGTATGGCTGATGAGACTCATATGCATCTTTTTCATCAGTGCCATTTCATCAGGAGAATTATTGGGATGCTTAGTGTCAAGCTACATGTTCGTCTTCCCCTCACTGGTACCTTGGCTTGGGTTCACAGCAAGCCTTGGTCGAAGATTAAAAAGAAGGTCATTATTGCTTGGATTCAGGCGGCATACTATATGGTTTGGATTCAGCGTAACAAAGTCTTTGTTGATGGCACCCTAGCTCATCCAAATAGGGTTGTCCATGATATA ctcaaaatgccaccAAAGAGATTAGCTGCGTATATTCAGGCATCTGAGATGACTCTGGATGAGGTTGCCAGAATGATTGAGCAGCAAGAAGTGCTTATACAGGCACTCAAGAATGTGGGAAAAGGGGAAGGGAAACCGGTGGATGCATCCCAGCTGAGCACCACCATTTCTGGCTTCAATCCCACTACTTATAAGGGCACTGGTGAGCCAAAGCTGCTTGATAATTGGCACCGGGAGATAGAGA GATTCAAGAGGGCTATGAGAGATCACTTTGTTCTGGAGCACATTCGCCATAAGTTGAGAGCTGAGTTTGATTCCTTTTCTATGGCTGATAACATGACTGTCACAAAGTACTACCACAGATTTATCGAGCTGTCACGGTATGCGGATGACATGCACTTGAGTCAGCGGATTTTGGCTCTTCGTTTTGAGAGGGGGTTAGCAGTGAAGATCATGGAGAGGCTACCAGCTGGGTAG
- the LOC141627873 gene encoding uncharacterized protein LOC141627873: MTPFEDLYGRKFRSPVFQNDNVEAIILGPQVVQDMIQQVHLIRQKMKLVQDRQKIYANLHRRDIKFAVGDNVLVKVSPTRGIMRLAKREKLSQKFIGPYEILDRIGEVAYRLALPPSLDRVHKVFHVSQLCKYVSDPSHVLEVENIELDEALTYAEVPKEILDHKVSKTRKGETVFLKVLWFHHNMEEATWEPEEFMRERYPHLFD, from the coding sequence ATGACACCTTTTGAGGATTTATATGGCAGGAAGTTTAGGAGTCCGGTTTTTCAGAATGACAATGTTGAAGCTATAATATTAGGACCACAGGTGGTGCAAGATATGATTCAGCAAGTACacttgattcgccaaaagatgaaacTAGTTCAAGATAGACAAAAGATTTACGCAAATTTGCATCGCAGGGACATTAAATTTGCGGTAGGTGACAATGTCCTCGTGAAAGTGTCACCTACGCGAGGAATTATGAGGCTTGCAAAGAGAGaaaagttgagtcagaagttcatcggcccttatgagattttagatCGGATAGGTGAAGTAGCCTATCGGCTCGCGTTACCACCATCGCTTGATCGGGTCCATAAAGTGTTTCATGTGTCACAACTCtgcaagtatgtgagtgatccgtcacatgtactTGAGGTTGAGAATATCGAGTTAGATGAGGCTCTAACTTATGCagaggttcctaaggagatcttggATCATAAGGTAAGCAAGACAAGGAAAGGTGAAACCGTCTTTCTTAAGGTTCTATGGTTTCATCACAACATGGAAGAAGCCACTTGGGAACCGGAGGAGTttatgagagagcgctacccacACCTTTTTGAttag
- the LOC141627874 gene encoding protein FAR1-RELATED SEQUENCE 7-like yields the protein MGGRYPVCMITDEDVGIEEGMKLAWKDKVQHRYCMWHILKKLPEKSEDVEPPEFEERWTTLVESHGLSDNEWLKEKYNNRNMWVPSYFCDLFLGDIIDQVRNKTYKVGFKKDDVSVVCTCKKFERHGILCQHALCVFKDRGIQKVPSDYLLSRWSKLANCQLIVDPNGQLLVDCTSMDVQKNKVGELWSELFTCVALVEQSSGHCDELLRILREFKERVKNAPDESGNTGIAKVKDKNAEIGMLLGTSIRSEIKVLPPRQCKNKGSGKRLISQRERAGELNKKPLRKCRACGEMTNHDSRNYD from the exons ATGGGGGGTCGCTATCCAGTTTGTATGATAACTGATGAAGATGTGGGgatagaagaaggaatgaaattaGCCTGGAAAGATAAGGTGCAAcacagatattgcatgtggcacatactGAAAAAGTTGCCCGAGAAG AGTGAAGATGTGGAGCCGCCTGAATTTGAGGAAAGGTGGACAACACTAGTTGAATCTCATGGGTTGTCGGATAACGAGTGGCTTAAGGAGAAGTACAACAATAGAAATATGTGGGTTCCATCTTACTTTTGCGACCTGTTTTTAGGAG ATATCATAGATCAAGTTCGAAACAAAACGTATAAGGTTGGTTTTAAGAAGGATGATGTTTCAGTGGTATGCACTtgcaagaagtttgaaagacATGGAATACTCTGTCAACATGCTCTGTGTGTCTTTAAAGATCGGGGAATTCAGAAAGTTCCAAGTGACTACCTACTTAGTCGGTGGAGCAAACTAGCAAACTGCCAGCTAATCGTCGACCCTAATGGCCAGTTGCTTGTTGATTGTACATCAATGGATGTACAGAAAAACAAAGTTGGTGAGTTATGGTCAGAGTTGTTTACTTGTGTGGCACTCGTTGAACAGAGTTCTGGGCATTGTGATGAGTTGCTTAGGATTTTGCGTGAGTTCAAGGAAAGGGTAAAAAATGCCCCTGATGAAAGTGGCAATACTGGTATTGCAAAGGTAAAGGACAAGAATGCTGAAATTGGGATGCTTTTAGGAACAAGCATCCGTAGTGAGATTAAGGTTTTGCCTCCAAGGCAGTGCAAAAACAAAGGCTCGGGAAAAAGGCTGATCTCACAAAGAGAACGAGCTGGGGAACTGAACAAGAAACCGCTAAGAAAATGCAGGGCTTGTGGGGAGATGACGAACCACGACAGCAGGAATTATGACTGA